tttgtgattttttttattttttataaaacattaaattattaattaattcaagaatgcaaaattagatcctaaatgccaATGaagtgtatttttgtatttttttcattaattaaataaaaataaaaatgcacagaccaATGTAAaccattatcagaaaatgccacaaaatccacaaaaaattgcaaataatgaaaagaaattattttattttgaatttgtgggagtaattcatataggacaaaaatcacgtgctcacagcgagAACGCATGCGGGGTACAACACATATCAAGCCGTCATCCTAACGTGTCGTCGAAGACTTTGGGTGCATATTAACAGGAACGGTATGTTAATGGAAAAGGCCCACCCCCGTTAGATCTGAAGGATGTTATTTTTATAGATTTTAATCAAAATCTTACTTATTGGAAGAGTTGGGAGATAGGTGAAATAGCTAAGGCTATGATCAGGGGTACTCAAGAAGAGGGGTATGTTTTGTTGGAAGCGTATCGCCATGTTATGTTATCCTATAATGAAGGAAGTATTGTTGATTTGAAGATTGATGATAAATTGCATTTTagatattttttcttatttgttgGAGCTTTCATTAAGGGATTCACGCATATGAGAAAGGTTATTGTTGTTGATGGGACATTTTTGAGTGGCAGGTATGGAGTATGCTTGTTGTCTGTTGTGGCACAAGATACAGAGAATCACATATTTTCAATTGTGTTATGTGTAGTCGATAAAAagtgtgatgatttttggacctACTTTTTTGAACAGTTGCGGCACGTTGTTGACGATAGTGATAAATTGTGAATTATCTCTGATCGGCATCTGTCTATTGGGAATGACTTTAAACAAGCTTTTACTGTCGATCATCATGGTTTTTGCACACGTTACATTGTTGAAAATATGCGCAAGAGGTTTTATTGTGGAATTTTTATTAAGCATTTCTTTTCTTCTGCACAGTCATGCAGTACTGAGGAATTCTCTGATCATTTTCAGCAATTGCGTGATAAAAGCAGGAGCGCGAATGAAATTAGGTTCCAAAAGTGGAGCAGGGCCTTCTTTCCTGGAAATCAATACGGAGTATTGACAAAAAATATTGTAGAATCGCTTAACGCAATGCTTAAGGATCAAAGAGACTTCTCAATCATTGGCCTATTCAATTATATTATTCGAAAATTTCTAGAAAATTTTGAGGAGCAGCGtaatgaaatgaaaaatattttgacCCTCTTTGTTCCTTCTGCCGAAAAGAAGATTAGGAATAATATGATTATCGACGACACGCTTCGGGTGCATCAATTAGAGAATAACTAGTTTTGTGTCATCATGCACGGTAGGGATGCATTAGTTGATCTGGATTTGAACACATATTCTTGTTGTCAGTTTGATTTGGAAAAAACGCCTTGCCCAAATGCAATGACAGCTTTGAGATTCAGCTTTGGGATGGATATGGTTCCTTCATTTATGATCACTCCTCTCTGTTCTATAAGTTTTCAACATATTTGGCTGGATATGAAGGAACTATTCATACAATCTTTACAAAAGAAAAATGGATGGTGTCTGACGAGATTCAATCCACAAAAATACTTTCACCCGATATCGGGCCTACAAAGGGTAAAAGGAAGTTTAAGAGATGTCCAAGCATTTTAGTACCTAGTTCTTCTGGCAGCaggaaaaaagacaaaaataaatgCTCCATTTGCAAAGAACTTGGCCACAAGAAAACGACTTGTAAAGTATTGTTGCAGCATTCTTGATCTTTTAGCTATTGGTGTTGTAATAATGATAATTAACTCTTTTAATATTCTAGACTTGTTGTTTGTAATCACTTGTTATTTCTACTATCAGCTGCTGCATTGTACATCATAGACTATTATTTTATGACCTACATAGACTATTACATACCTATGATCTAGAGTCAACCTCCCGTATGTTAAGAAGGAGTCATGCGACCAAATTGTCTCATAGACTACTGTTTTATGGTCAACCACCCACATTGTCTATTGTAGACCTATGATCTATAATCAACCTCCTTATTTTAAGAGGAGTCATGTGACCTTCTGTCGTAGACTACTGATTTAGACTTCTGTTTTAGAATCAACCACCTATATTCAACCAATGTTCTATTGTCAACCCCCATCGGTATTTTTAATTTAACTAAGACTTGTTGCACTGGTTTAGATAGTCTATTGATAACCACTGATTTATATAGTTAATTTAATGTCTAATGTCAATAAAAGCTAGCAGCCAATATGAGGACTtgtctaattaattaaaatacatcGAATTTGTCGATTCAAAGCATCAATTCTTTTCTCAAAACTCTCAACAGTCACATCATTTACAAGAAGCCATATGGAGAGGCAATATTTAGTGTCAAATTCTGCCTATAAATACACTTGATCTAATGAAAATATTTACTCATCATTCTTCTAAATAGCCCAATCACTTAACAGAGAAATGCCTCCGAGGCTAAGGCCAAGCATGGATGCTATTTTCATCAGGGAATCACTGGATAGGCTCATCCGAGAGATCCAAGAAGACAAGGTGAGGCAAGAGAGGAACATTCGTCATATCGCACGCATGTTGCAGATTCTCCTTCGTAGTCCTGATGCAAATATTCACCACTATGTTAGGCCAGAAAATTTCCCTCCCCCTGATCCTTCTCCCCCTGTAGTTTAACTTTTTTCTTTAGTTAATGGAAAAAAATATATGTTGTTGTGAGGGGAgttatttaataaaattatttaatttaagttgttgtttatttaattttctgccctatttttttatgttttggttgttttttttatttgacaaCACTTAAGTGCAAAAAGGTCCCAAAACAAAATAAAGTGGTTCCAATGGAAACATATAAGTCAGGGGATATAAATTGCAGTCTTCCAAATATTTGAATTTTCCATCAATGAATTGAAAATTTCACAAGAGTGTTGAATAAACCTACAGTATATAGGCTACCCCATTGGTGGTCTATAGATTTATTGTAAATATAAACCAATAAAATTTCATAGTAAAGAATAAGAATGGTATATCAGTCATAAATTGGACAAGCATAGGGGTAGTTCCTCGATTATTAATTGTTCGTTAGCGTAAATATTAATTTAGTTACcttaaatcaaaaaataataattatttgtgaataacttaaagttGTAAACATCTAATTCATAAAATTGCAAACTTTGAATTGGATAAAATGGATTACTATAACGTATCAATTATATCAGTATCAACATAAGCCTATAATTGGTAAAAACAACTTTCATTATATAGTCAATGAATATTATTACAACGTAATGTTAAGGCAATGTATGCAATTTGAAGACTAactatgtcacgacccaactccATATTAGGCCGTGATGGCGTCCAGCGTCGTTGCTAGACAAGCCAACAGTAAACAACTTAGTAATTTCTCATCTTTATTAAGTGGTTCCAACAAAGAACtttctttaaatttaaaacaTTTGATAAATAATGGATTTTTAAAGTAACCAAAACGGGAACAAactaaaggaaatcataaatgtaGAAATACAATCCAAAAATCAAAGTCTACTAATATATGTCaagatctagtgtcacaagtgtgcggacaactagtagaatatacaaaaggaTGACTATCCTACTGCCTGAAATAGAGTAGACAGATACAAGAAAAAAAGAAACTCCGGTATGCTGCTGGACGGCTCGGGAGGGGGGACAGCTCACCGTGATGTCTCGAACCAAGATCAAGTATGCACGCCGAGCAGGTAACTAGATgcacctacctcagatcctgtacaattaagtacagaagcgtagtatgaatacataaacaacatgtacccagtaagtatccagtctaatctcgaagaagtagacacttactatgggctaacaataatataattaaattgttatgctaagcatggatatcatgaACAATACTGAAAGCTTAATAACAGAAAATGATAAGTTTTTCTTTCACAAATATATGTTCAATTTCAGTCATATCATTTAACAGCTCACATTTCAAGACATTCAAGCGGTATAATTCACAGAGAGTTTCAAATAATCAACATGTGAAAACTAAGCCGAGGTCGTACTGCCCGGTCCAATATAATATTAAATTGTGCACCGGGTGAGGGttgaatgacgcgaaccatagatgcatctatttactaccGAGGCGCTCGGCCCAATCCACAAATAACAATTATTTTCAAGAAAATACAAGTTTCTCATTTACAGTCAAGAATCTCATGCAAACCTTCAAGTAAGTGGATTTAACCTTATACAATtctttttatcaatttttaacatGACTTAAGTGATTATATAGCAAGTAATGTCACAAACATtccaaatatagcatgatacgggtcctaaattACCCGGataatagcataatagtagctatgtacGGACTCTAACCCCACGATTTTtactaatttttacatgttattcTATCCATAATCTAGGTATTTAACTCACATttggtaggaattacttacctccaAAAGCTAGGTCGAAATCCCCTCTTTGAGAGCTCTCCGATCGCCCAAGTGTGGAAGAAAAGGAGTCAAAAATGCCTAACTCCCGTATTTAATGAAGTGCACTATCCCAATGATTTTTGCACTTGCGGTGCactacccgcatctgcggtcccacttcTGCGGACGAGGGTCAGCTTCTACAGAATTGGCTAGGCCGGCTGGGTCACTTCTATGGACAAGCTCCCGCTCCTACAGTCCTGCTTCAACGGAAAGGGTGCCGTATTTCCGGAACCTGGGTTGCCCTccttgggccgcatctgcgaggccTGGCCCGCACCTGCGAGCTTGCACCTACGACTGACCAACCATAGGTGTGGTTATGATAGCAGCTGGAGCTTCAGCTCTTGCTCCAAACTTTCAACTTGGTCCGGCCCTCGTCTGATTGACGCTCGAGGCCCCCAGGGCCCcgcccaaacataccaacaagttcgaaataataaaaATGGCTCGCTTAAACTCtcggaatgcccgaaacaacattaaaactaaaaatcacaccctaaaaccaattgaatcaaacttaagaacttcaagttcttcaatttacttccaatacgccgaaacgtacttatactactcggaatgacaccaaattttgcgtacaagtcttaaatgacattacagaaCTATTCCCAGTCTCGAAATTCTGTTTGGACCTCAATATcaccaaaacccgctccaaaccaaatttaaagaactttcaaaaccttcaagaaccaactttcactattaggaaccaaaacactcccgggtcatccaaaacccaatccgaacatatgcccaagtccaaaatctccATACAAACCTAATGGAACCgtcaaatcccaatttcgaggtcgtttactcaaaatattgaccgaagtcaaacttggcctttttaAGCCAACTTTAAGGAACCAGTGTGtaccgatttcaacccaaactcttccaaatcccgaaccaaccatccctgcaagtcataaatcagtaaaagtaagtacgggaagtcttatttaggggaactgGGTTCTAGAAAGTAAAGCGACCGATtgagtcattacattctccacctcttaaacaaacattcgtccacGAATGAGTTTAGATTCATACTTGAAGTGctaaataggtgtggatatctgctccgcatgtccttcTCGGACTCCTAGGTCATCTCcttgactggttggcccctctacTGAACCTTTACCATAGAAATCCTTTTGGATCTCAATTGGCGATCCTATCTAGTAACAATAGCAATTCGTTCCTCCTCATAACCAAATCTCTCATCTAACTGAATAGTGCAGAAGTCTAACACGTgtgacaagtcggcatgatatctccggagcatagacacgtgaaaaaccggatgaacCCCTGAAAGGCtaggaggtaaagcaagctcataagcaacctccccaactcgcctcaacacctcaaatgggcctataaaccttgggatcaacttgcccttctttctgaaactcatgatacccttcatcggcgaaacTTTCAAGAGAACATTCTCACcgaccataaatgatacatcatatgccttctgatccgcataactcttctgtctggactgtgctGTGTGAAGCCActcctggatcaactttaccttttccaaggcatcctttaccaaatcagtaccatataatCTAGCATGgccgggctcaaaccacccgatgggAGAACAAGATCgctgaccatataaagcctcaaatggagccatttTGATATTGGaatgatagttgttgttgtaagcaaactcaagCAAAGTTAAAAACTGATACCACTTCCCTACAAAGTCAATCACATATGCTCTCAGCATGTCCTCCAGGATCTGAATTGTCCGCTCCGATTGCTCGTCGGTCTATGGATGAAATGCTGTGTTGAGCTCTACACAGGTCCCCAGCTCACTCTGTATGGCTCTCTAAAAatgtgaagtgaactgagggcctctatatgatatgatggaaataggcacaccgtgcaaccgaactatctcatGAATATAAATCTGGGCTAACTTTTGTGAAGTATATGTAGTCATAACCGGAATGAAGTGTGTCGACTTGGTCAActtgtcgacaatgacccaaactacatcaaactttCGCAAGGTCCACGACAATCCAACTACGGAGTCCATTGTAATGCGCTTCCATTTCCACTCAGTTATAGCCATCTGCTGAAGCAGGCCACCTggcctctagtgctcatacttgacctgtTGGCAATTTAGGCACCTAGCTACATACTTCACTATGCCTTTCTTTATCCGCCACCACCAATAATATTGTCTCAGGTCGCGATACAACTTCGTAGCacctagatgaatagaataccgagaactatgtgcctcttctagaatcctctccctcaagccatcgatattaggaacacatagacgaccttggagtcgtagaacaccatcctcgccaatagaaacctctttTGCACTACCCTGTTGTACCGTCTCTCTAAAAATTTCCAAGTGCAGATCATCAATCTGTCGAGCTTTGATCTTCCTAATAGTGAAGACTGGGCCACAACATACGCAAGAAcccggctgggctctgaaatatccagtTTCACAAGTCTagtagccaaggactgaatgtccaaagctagtggcctctcctctgctgaaatgaatgccaagatacccatactctctgccttcctacTTAAGACATCCGCGACCACATTtaccttgcccggatgataaagaatggtaatgtcataatccttcagtaactcaatccacctacgctgcctcaaattaagatccctttGATTGAACAAATGCTACAAGATacgatgatcagtgtaaacctcacatgacaccccataaaggtaatgcctccaaatcttaagagcatgaacaatcgcggctaACTCTAGTTCGTGCACAGGGtaatttttctcatgaatcttcagctgacgCAAAACAtgtgcaataactcgccccttcTGCATGAATACACAACCTAAGCCAATGCGTGAAGCATCGTAATACACCATATACATCCCTGAACCAGAAGGCAATAATAGAatcggtgttgtagtcaaagttgtcttgagcttctgaaagctcgcctcacaatcattggACCAAcaaaatggagcacccttctgggtcaatctagtcaaaggtgctgcaatggatgaaaatccctgtacaaaccgacgataataacctgctaatcctaggaaactcctgatctcagtcacCGAAGTGGGACATggacaactctgaactgcctcaatcttcttgggatccaccttaataccctcgcctGATATGACAtcccccaagaatgccacagactctagccaaaactcacacttggagaacttaccATACAGCTTCTATTCCCTCAAGGTtcgaagcaccactctcaaatgctgttcgtgctcccccaggctacgtgagtagatcaaaatgtcatcaatgaaaacaatgacAAACGAAttaatataaggcctgaacacgcagttcatcaaatccataaatgtcgcaggggcgttagtcaagccgaaagacatcactagaaattcataatggccatatctagtacggaaGGCAGTATTCGGAATATCTGAATCCTGAATATTCAAATAATGGTACtctgatctcaagtcgatcttagagaacaccttaACACCCTGCAACTAGTCAAATAGATCACTAATACGCGAtaacgggtacttgttcttgttggtgactttgttcaactaggggtaatcaatacacatctgcATAGTTCATCTTTCTTAtttacaaataacactggtgcaccccaaggtgatacatttggtctgacaaacccctttgctaacaactcctcaagttgCTCCTTTAGCTCCTTCAATGCTTTCGGAGTTGTACAGTACattgggatagatataggctgggtacctggagccaaatcaatatagaaatcaatatcacgatctagTAACATGCTTAGAAGATCAGAAATGAACACATCGACAAATTCCTGGACTATTggcactgaatcaatcgtcggagactctacagtggtgtcccaaacataagctagataagccaaacaagccttctcaaccatatgtcgagccttcatagAAAAGATAACCCGGCTAGATGTACTAACGAAGGAACCCTTTCACTCCAATCTCAGCAACTCTGGCATCGCTAACAAGGATGGAgtgatatggggataaccagtccatgcccaagatgaccTCAAAGTTGATCATATCAAGTAACAGAAGGTCCGCACTAGTCTCGTAACCACAGAATGTGACAACACAGGACCGATAGATCCgctccacaaccacagaatcgcccacaagagtagacacataaataagagTACCTAAGGACTCATGAATaatatccaggaaatgagcaaatagagatgatatatatgaataggtagatcctggatcaaataacaccaAAGCATCCCTACCACAGACAgaaataatacttgtgatcacGACATCTAAGGCCAAAGCATTTGGTCTGGccggaaaagcatagaatctggcATGAGtgccggctggctggcctccacttgACTGGACAGTAGTTGGCTAACCTCCCCCTGCCTGGCCTACACCTCTAAGATGGCCCTTACCAGCCTGCCTTCCACCTCTAGGTGACCGGAAAGCCAGTGTTGTAATTATAGGCTACTGACCCTGCTGCACTACCTTACCCTAAAGCCTGGGGCAGAATCTCCTCATGTGACCGAGATCTCTGTATTCGAAATAGCCCTTTTGGTGCGGTGACCTGCTGCCCTGATGTCTGACCCTGGTGACCTGTAGACCTACTGGAAGAATCCTGAATAGATAGTGGGCGATATGAACTCTCCGGCATGGCACTAAAATAGGAGCTAGAAGAACCTTGGTGGCTTGAGTACCCACCAGAAGAACCCCGGATGGCTGGTGGGCGGTAAGAATTCTCCAGTATGGCGCTGAAATAGGGGTGAGCTGGAGCACCTCGAGAAGGTGGTGGGGCTGATGGGGGTctgctaggctgacccctcccaaactgacctctgcccTTAGTCGGGGCACGTGTAGACTGTCCGTAGATACGGGCCCTCTTGTTCTGTtgcatctgctctctacctcTCTGATGGTAGCCCATAATCCTCCGCGCAATGTCCATTACCAGCTGATAAGAAGTCCACATCTCAATCTCTCGGGCCATATTGGCCCTAATAATGGAGTGAAGCCCCGTAGCAAACCTCCGCACTCTCTCTGCATCAGTAGGAAATATCATAAGTGCATGGTGAGACAACTtagaaaacctcgcctcatagtcggtcactaACATCTAACCCTTCTCAAGCGGCTCAAACGGATACCTCAATTCTTCCCTCTTAGAGGGTGGAATATAACTATCCAAGAAAAGCTATGTGAACTGGccccaagtcatgggaggagaacccACTAGTCTGCAAAGAggataagactgccaccatctatggGCCATGCCCAATATCCTcatgagactccaatatcctcatgttgtacagtttgtccctgcacctatcgatgaaatcctgggcatcctcatgacgctcgcCTCCAAAGACAAGAGGGTGTAGCCTAGCACATCTGTCCAATAACTTTTGCAGATCGCCATCCATATCTGGTCTAGGCTCAGGTACCATTGCTGCAACTGGTTAGGCCCCATCCACGGGTAGTGTACCCGGAGTCTGATATATTATAGTTGCATGCCCAGGAGCCTAAGCAATAAGGGTATGTGATCCCCCTACCGCTTGAGACGGGGTtgggtctgctggaaataaaccaaccTGGGTCATAAaatccatgaaccgcagcatacggcccatgacctcctgaaaaCCCGGTGCTGTTATGAAATCTATAGTGGCTAGCTCTGTTGCGGGCACTTCGCCCTACTCCTCAACGATGGGATCCTCCATTAGATCCGCTAGTGGTGTTACTGGGTAACTCTGAGGCGTCCTCGTCCCCTACCTTGGGGGGGGGGGTgacctacctcggcctctagcaacggggggagCATCGCCTCCCAGGTATGGAACATCTGCCGCatgcgtcctcaccatctgtgagagaatagaagaaggaaatttagtataccatcaactgcacgatagaagattaataaagagtagtttcctaacaccctatagcctctggaagataagtatGGACGTCTCCGCACCGATCCGCAAGAGTCTATTAGGACTGCCCAtcacttgtgagacctacgtgaacctagtgctctaatactaTGTTGTCACAACCCAACTCCACCTTAGGCCGTGATGGCGTCCAGCATCGTTGCTAGACAAGCCAACAGTGAACAACTTAGTGATTTTCCATCTTTATTAAGTGGTTCCAACAAAtaactttttttaaatttaaaacattTGATAAATAATGGATTTTTAAAGCAA
This genomic stretch from Nicotiana sylvestris chromosome 9, ASM39365v2, whole genome shotgun sequence harbors:
- the LOC138877957 gene encoding uncharacterized protein, whose protein sequence is MVEKACLAYLAYVWDTTVESPTIDSVPIVQEFVDVFISDLLSMLLDRDIDFYIDLAPGTQPISIPMYCTTPKALKELKEQLEELLAKGFVRPNVSPWGAPVLFPGGARTAFESGASNLEGIEAVWSFLGLAGYYRRFVQGFSSIAAPLTRLTQKGAPFCWSNDCEASFQKLKTTLTTTPILLLPSGSGMYMVYYDASRIGLGCVFMQKGRVIAHVLRQLKIHEKNYPVHELEDLNLRQRRWIELLKDYDITILYHPGKVNVVADVLSRKAESMGILAFISAEERPLALDIQSLATRLVKLDISEPSRTDEQSERTIQILEDMLRAYVIDFVGKWYQFLTLLEFAYNNNYHSNIKMAPFEALYGQRSCSPIGWFEPGHARLYGTDLVKDALEKVKLIQEWLHTAQSRQKSYADQKAYDVSFMVGENVLLKVSPMKGIMSFRKKGKLIPRFIGPFEVLRRVGEVAYELALPPSLSGVHPVFHVSMLRRYHADLSHVLDFCTIQLDERFGYEEERIAIVTR